Proteins from a genomic interval of Treponema brennaborense DSM 12168:
- a CDS encoding class I SAM-dependent methyltransferase produces the protein MYDLIASNYSSIFPLEAATVRFIEYYLKTINAKKILDIGCAAGDLALALCQRGYFVSGIDLNKKMIDIAKAKAGKHNASVSFKTQNMLELDANEKFDCVLCLGNTLPHVSSWTELEKCITIINRLLNKNGIFIFQILNYDKIVRDASVQFPKKENGEYVFSRNYTNITEDKITFEIDFFDKIRGTHHTDSTELLPVKRTRVLELLQADGFIDSQVFSDYEKNTAGRDDFYNVFVSRKR, from the coding sequence ATGTATGATTTAATTGCGTCGAATTACAGTTCGATATTTCCCCTGGAAGCTGCAACCGTTCGTTTTATAGAATACTATCTCAAGACGATCAATGCTAAAAAAATACTGGATATCGGCTGTGCAGCGGGTGATTTGGCGTTAGCCCTCTGTCAACGCGGATACTTCGTGTCGGGTATCGATTTGAACAAAAAAATGATAGATATTGCGAAAGCTAAAGCCGGAAAACACAACGCTTCAGTCAGTTTTAAAACACAAAATATGCTGGAGCTTGACGCGAATGAAAAATTCGACTGCGTCCTCTGCTTGGGAAACACGTTGCCTCACGTGTCGTCATGGACCGAACTTGAAAAGTGTATCACGATAATAAACCGACTGCTGAATAAAAACGGTATTTTCATCTTTCAAATACTCAATTATGATAAAATAGTACGAGATGCATCCGTTCAATTTCCCAAAAAGGAAAACGGCGAGTACGTTTTTTCCAGAAACTATACGAACATTACTGAAGACAAAATCACGTTTGAAATCGATTTCTTCGATAAAATCCGGGGCACGCACCATACGGATTCTACGGAATTGTTACCGGTAAAAAGGACAAGAGTTCTGGAGTTATTACAGGCTGACGGATTCATCGATTCGCAAGTGTTTTCAGATTACGAAAAAAATACCGCCGGACGCGATGACTTTTACAACGTATTCGTTAGCCGGAAACGATAA